A section of the Sceloporus undulatus isolate JIND9_A2432 ecotype Alabama chromosome 3, SceUnd_v1.1, whole genome shotgun sequence genome encodes:
- the AAMDC gene encoding mth938 domain-containing protein isoform X1 codes for MGTTVVPKKKRLQGDNEKIHFHSWNDGPFGIGLPTRSEGKSHTGLNIFNLPLTMSSPEIASLSWGRMTVKGCSTTYKDCKVWPGGSRTWDWRETGTDHVSGVQPADVEEVVQKGAKTLVIGRGMSEALQVPSSTVDYLKKHGIDVLVLQTEKAVKEYNNLASKGVKVGGVFHSTC; via the exons ATGGGGACGACagtcgtgccaaaaaagaagcgattacaaggggataatgagaagatccactttcatagttggaatgatggaccttttggaatcggtttaccaacacggagtgaaGGCAAATCAcacaccggtttaaat atatttaacCTCCCTCTAACAATGTCTTCTCCTGAAATTGCTTCTCTTTCATGGGGCCGGATGACAGTGAAAGGTTGTTCCACGACATACAAAGACTGCAAAGTGTGGCCAGGAGGCAGCCGCACGTGGGATTGGAGAGAAACAGGAACTGAT CATGTCTCTGGTGTCCAGCCTGCAGATGTGGAAGAAGTCGTTCAGAAAGGTGCCAAAACATTAGTGATTGGCCGTGGCATGAGTGAGGCCTTGCAG GTGCCATCATCCACTGTGGACTACCTTAAAAAACATGGGATTGACGTGCTCGTCCTGCAGACAGAGAAAGCGGTGAAAGAATACAATAATCTAGCCTCCAAAGGGGTCAAAGTGGGGGGTGTCTTCCACTCCACCTGCTAG
- the AAMDC gene encoding mth938 domain-containing protein isoform X2 yields MSSPEIASLSWGRMTVKGCSTTYKDCKVWPGGSRTWDWRETGTDHVSGVQPADVEEVVQKGAKTLVIGRGMSEALQVPSSTVDYLKKHGIDVLVLQTEKAVKEYNNLASKGVKVGGVFHSTC; encoded by the exons ATGTCTTCTCCTGAAATTGCTTCTCTTTCATGGGGCCGGATGACAGTGAAAGGTTGTTCCACGACATACAAAGACTGCAAAGTGTGGCCAGGAGGCAGCCGCACGTGGGATTGGAGAGAAACAGGAACTGAT CATGTCTCTGGTGTCCAGCCTGCAGATGTGGAAGAAGTCGTTCAGAAAGGTGCCAAAACATTAGTGATTGGCCGTGGCATGAGTGAGGCCTTGCAG GTGCCATCATCCACTGTGGACTACCTTAAAAAACATGGGATTGACGTGCTCGTCCTGCAGACAGAGAAAGCGGTGAAAGAATACAATAATCTAGCCTCCAAAGGGGTCAAAGTGGGGGGTGTCTTCCACTCCACCTGCTAG